TCGACGCCGCGGCTGGCGAGATAGGCCGGCTTGCCAGCGATCACCGACCTGCCATCGACTTTCCCCTCGACGCCTTCGCCGATCACCGCCCGGAAGCCCTCGACATCGCCAAGGGCGGCGCCCTCCGCGATAGCCGCCGCACGGATGGCCTTGCCGAGTGGATGTTCACTCGGTCCCTGCACCGTTCCGGCAAGGGCAAGCAGGCTTGCCCGGGTAAACCCCTCCGCCGGGACGACCTCAGCAACCACCGGCTTGCCGAGCGTCAGGGTGCCGGTCTTGTCGAGCACGACGACATCCACCTGGGCCACACGCTCCAGCGCCTCGATATCCTTGACCAGGATGCCAGCGCGCGCCGCAGCGCCCGTTCCGGCCACCAGCGCCGCGGGTGTCGCAAGCCCGAGCGCGCAGGGGCAGGCAATGACCAGAACCGACACCGCCGCGATCAGAGCGGTTTCCACATCGTGGCCGGCAATCAGCCATCCGGCAAAAGCGACCGCGGCGATCGCGATGATGACAGGCACGAAGACAGCCGAGATGCGGTCCACCAGCCGCTGCACCGGTGCCTTGCCGGTCTGCGCGGCCTCCACCATGCGGGTGATGCGCGCAAGCGTCGTGTCCTCGCCAATGGCGGTCGCCGCGATCACGACCAGCCCGCCGCCATTCAGCGCGCCGGTCACCACGCCATCGCCGACATGTTTGGCAACAGGTACGCTCTCGCCGGTGATCAAGCTCTCATCGGCTTCCGTCTCGCCCTCCGTGATTGTCCCGTCCACGGGAAAACGCTCGCCGGGACGGATCTCGACGAGATCGCCGGAGCGCACCTCCTCGATTGGCGCATCAGCTGTCGCTCCATGGCGGCGCAGCCGCGCGGTCTGCGGGCGCAAGGCGATCAGCGCGCGGACCGCCTCGGTCGTGCCGCGCCGGGCGCGGGTCTCCAGCACCTTGCCGAACAGCACCAGCGTGATGACGGCGGCGGCCCCCTCGAAATAGAGGTGGCCATGGGCGTGCTCGCCATGGCGCAGGATCATGTACAGCGAGAAGAAGAAGGCGGCGCTGGTGCCGAGCGCTACCAGCACGTCCATGGTGGCGCCGCCAGTGCGGATCGCCTTCCAGGCCCCGCGATAGAAGCGCCAGCCGGCAATGAACTGAACCGGAGCGGCGAGCGCGAACTCGGTCCAGGGCGCCGGGTGCCATGGGAAGCCAAACGGCTTAAGCAGCATGGGCAGCATGAGCGGCAGCGTCAGCAGCGCCGAGCCGATGAACAGGACAAGCGTCTGGCGGTCCTCGGCGCGCCGCTCAGCGGCCCGTTCTTCCTCGGCAAGCCGCCTCTCGCTGGCCGTGCCCCGGCGCGGGTTCGCGCTATAGCCCGCGAGGTCGACCGCATCGATAACGGCCTGATCTGCGACACCGGGCGCCATGACCACGTCAGCGCGCTCAAGCGGCAGGTTGACCGAGACCGATGCGATGCCCGGCAATCGGCCGACGACGGTCTCGATCCGGCTGGCGCAAGCGGCGCAGGTCATGCCGCCGACATCGAACGTGACCGTGCGAAGCGGAGACTTGGGATCGGCATGGTTTGTTTGCGCGTTCATGGGGCCACACCTCGACCCACTAGATGAGCATCGCCATGATCTCGCGCAATCGTCGCGCCCGACGGCTCAGTCATCCGCCGTGAGCAGGGCGGCGCCAACCGTCAGCACAGTCGTGGCGACCAGGAAACCAAGGCCTTTGGCCAGAGCATCGGCCAGGACGGGCGGCCAGACACCAACCCTTGGGGCAAGCTGAAAGCCGAGCACGGCGGCCACGGTACCGGCCGCGATCATGAGGGAAATCACACCGAAGGCCGTCGGCGCCTGCCGGTGCAGCCGCAGCAACGACGTGTCGAGCGAGATTGATGCCTTCGGTCCGGATGCCGCCAGTGCCATGGCAGCCGCCAGCAAGATCAGGCTGACGCAGACAGCGGTCGCCGTCCCAATCAGGCGCAACGCGGTCCATGGCCAGCTATCACCCGCCGCCGACTCGACCACCAGCAACATCAGATCGATCACCCCGACAGCGGCAAGCGCCACGACCATCATCAGAGCCAGCAGCACCATGGTTTCGCGCACGATGCGCGGGGCGGCTGCCAGATGATTGCGCAAGGGGACAGCCTCGCGCGCTGCCTTCAGATCCCGGCGGCCAACCGCCACATGGGTGCCGAGCAGCACGCCGATCAGCAGGAGCGCCACGACCACCGCAAAGACCGGCAACTTCCACAGGAACGGCGCGCGCAAACGCCCGGCCAGTTCCGCCGCGACGCCCGCTGTCAGTGCATAGGGGCCGGCATGAAAGGCCACCCGCCAACCGGCATCGACGAGCAGCGCCAGATAGCGCCGCACAAAGGTGCCGGAAGGCGAGAGAGGGGTCACTGACACCCGCCGATTATCGCCGATACACGCCTGTCAGGAAAGCGCTCAGAACGTGACCTGGATCAGGAAGGGCCCCTTCCGGCTGACGGCTGCCGCGAACACATCGGCGAAGGCCTCGGCCGTCTCGACCTTGCGCGCCTCGATGCCCATACCGCCGGCGAGCTGAACCCAGTCGATGTCGGGATCGGCGAGCGACAGCATGTCATGCGCTTTCCGGCCCGGGTTCTTCGCGCCGACATTGGCGAGTTCGCCCTTCAGGATGGCATAGGCGCTGTTCGCCCAAATGCACACGACAACGTCCAGGCGCTCGCGTGCCATGGTCCAGAGCGCCTGCACGGAATACATGCCTGAGCCATCCGCCTGCAGGGCGACCACCTTGCGATCGGGGCAGGCAACGGCAGCACCAACCGCCAGCGGCAGGCCATCGCCGATAGCGCCACCGGTCAGCGACAGCCAGTCGTGCTGGGGCGCGCCGTGGGTGTCCTTGAAGAAATTGCGGCCAGTGGTCACCGACTCGTCGGTGACGATGCAGTTCTCCGGCAGCAGATGGCCGATGACCTTGGCGATCGCATCGGTATTGAGCGGACCCGACGGGCGCGCCGGACGCGATGCCGCAGACAGCACAGGCATTGTCTTGTCGGCGCCGAGACGCTCGGCAAGACGCGCCAGCGCATCTTCCTGGTCTTCGGAAAAGGCTGCGAGTTCCACGACCTCGGCATT
This region of Phreatobacter aquaticus genomic DNA includes:
- a CDS encoding heavy metal translocating P-type ATPase, whose protein sequence is MNAQTNHADPKSPLRTVTFDVGGMTCAACASRIETVVGRLPGIASVSVNLPLERADVVMAPGVADQAVIDAVDLAGYSANPRRGTASERRLAEEERAAERRAEDRQTLVLFIGSALLTLPLMLPMLLKPFGFPWHPAPWTEFALAAPVQFIAGWRFYRGAWKAIRTGGATMDVLVALGTSAAFFFSLYMILRHGEHAHGHLYFEGAAAVITLVLFGKVLETRARRGTTEAVRALIALRPQTARLRRHGATADAPIEEVRSGDLVEIRPGERFPVDGTITEGETEADESLITGESVPVAKHVGDGVVTGALNGGGLVVIAATAIGEDTTLARITRMVEAAQTGKAPVQRLVDRISAVFVPVIIAIAAVAFAGWLIAGHDVETALIAAVSVLVIACPCALGLATPAALVAGTGAAARAGILVKDIEALERVAQVDVVVLDKTGTLTLGKPVVAEVVPAEGFTRASLLALAGTVQGPSEHPLGKAIRAAAIAEGAALGDVEGFRAVIGEGVEGKVDGRSVIAGKPAYLASRGVDFGPLSRTAADLGLGGATVTAVAADGKLAGLIALADAVHPQAKAAIDALRARDIRVMMVTGDAEGPALRVAAELGLSSGEVRFGVRPEGKVQVVRELVASGAKAAMVGDGINDAPALAAAHVGIAMGGGTDAAIETASVALMRSNPILVPGAIDIARRTVAKIRQNLFWAFVYNVVGVPLAAFGLLSPAIAGAAMAMSSVSVVVNSLTLRNWKP